DNA from Daucus carota subsp. sativus chromosome 1, DH1 v3.0, whole genome shotgun sequence:
CTATTGATTGGACAGAGTATATGGTTgaatatttgtttgtatttggtGGATTGTTTGTGCTAATTGGTAAAAATACGTCTCACTGAATTCAGAGTTCCCATTCTGCTGCTTGATGTGCTGCAAGGCTGCACCTGAAGCTTGGTTAATTGTTTATACTCGAGTAGCTAAGTACAAATTTCACACATTAATATACACCATGAGATACATATTTTCTACACAGAAAATCAACCACGTAGAAATGAGGTAGATGAAATGCCTGGCCCGAGGCTTCAGTAGGAATAACTATAATGGTAGAGAATTCTCAGTCTGTTCATTGTTTGAATGAGAGCATAGTACTTCACTGTCTTAATGAGCGACTGattaactattttattttagtggtgctgatatatttttcagtttttttattattaattgtaATCAGTTTGCCACATAATATGTGATGATCATGGTTAGTCCACATGAGTTATAAGTAACTCTAGTTAAATCTTTTTCAAggatttagtaaagtttattggGGTTATTGGTGAAAAAAAAGGTTTaaaggttttttggcaaaaaaatgacaagttagttggattttttggttaatagctctTTTATTTTACTTAGGGACcaaatttaaagttttattgaatTTCATAATTCTGgtcatatttaatttgaattttaaataatatttaaatatgaatataattaattgaaattataattttttaaaaatattaggatataatgaaaatttaaattaaattaaaaacattgacatgttattttttaaaatttttaaatgttaacTTTTATAATATGACTATAATTATGTGAaggaaaattatttattaaaaatattataagtttaaattattattactacTATGAGTTTTGAATAATAACTGCTTtccgaaaaaaaaaagagttttgaataataataatatatatttaaatattatgatCAAGTTTCCATATAACCGTTTAAATACTAGAAAGTACTCCGCTGTCTAAAATCGTATTGGTAGAAGAACATTGGTGACAAGTGagtaaatataaaaagttaggtTTTTAATATGCgttaaatttgtaaaatcatcTAAATTGAGGTATTCAAgttaaatttcatataattcATTACTCGGATGCTCTATTCTAagagtcggtgattaatcacaatTTTAATTCTTATTTCGTAGCtcaccgaactgattaaatctctgattaatcactgatcaatccgattaatccccgatcaatttaattaatctccgattaatccatATTCCGTGaattcaccgattaagtctgattcccACTTTTTACAACATTATAGTAAGTATTCTGAATTTTTTAATTACAGAGGATACTAGATTTGAGAATTTGGGAAGATTTCGTCAATTCGTGAGATTTTGCATCAAATCTAGAAGATTTAGGGTCGATTGGGAttttttaagtaatttttttttatgaaatgaatgtattcaattgggatggtctgaaattcattaaaatcttgtgatattcaattgagattttaaattatgatacaaaatctggtggtcaataaaaattttaaatcatacattaaaatccgatggtattcaattaggattgtttaaaatccattaatattcaaatggattttttttgtttcataaaccaatgtattttaagtttttttgaaatccaccaaaataaatgagattttgaagcagtGTGCTTAATCTTAAAGAATCTATATCATGTTTACgacatttttatcaaaaattcgcataaaatcaaaatcaaactcacatacaatctattaaaattcatagaatagataataaattaaaatctcaaCAAATACACCCCCTTAAATCGATTTCAGTGATCATCGATGTAAATTATAATGTGAATTATCAATTATGTGATAAAAAACATTTGgcttatatgaattttaaaatcctaattaataCTCCAGAATCCACATgatttttttaagtataatcaAAGGATATAAGTTAACCAGGCCCCACTAATACCATAataactctgataataataataactacaCGAGATTTTGCTAAGAAGCCACCAAATTAGAATAGAAAATCCCATATTGACCCAAATATGACGAAAGTGCTGAGAgaaatcaaaagaaaatcagAAAAAAGCAGCAccatctaattaaaaataaatccacaTCAGCGACAAAAGAAATATGTCCAGGTTCAACGAACCTGAAAGGCCGCCTTGTTGAAGCCACAAGCGCCTTTCCTCTCCGATATTCTCTCTTTCCTATATATtcacaacacaaacacacacactcCATAAATCATCACTCATTTCTTACATATAAATCCTCAACCAAGCTTCAAGATCATACAAACCTATACACACAGATACATACATTAACATACAATGGCCTTTGCTTCTTCAACTTCTATAtcaacttctttttcttctttcgAACAAACAAAAGGTGAGTTTTATTTGGGTTTTACGtgcaatgtttttttttttttgtggttgATGAATTTGAATTATGGGTTTTGAATTTTGTTGATGATGTGTTTGTGGATTTCGCAGTTTCGCAGATAGGGTTATATCAGCCGTTGGATCGGGCTCATTCTTTATCGACGGTTTTAAATGTATCTAGAAAACGAGTGGTGGTTAAGGCGCTTAATGCTGAGCCGAAGAGAAGTGAGTCAGTTGTTGTCTCTGCTGCAACTGTAGTGGCTCCTGGTATGTCTTGTCTGAAGTTTGTTTTATGTACATGTACATATATGCGTCCAGATGCATGTTCAGATTGGAGTACAACTTAATTTAGTTTACAAACAATAAAATAACGTGTTTGGCTTATGTaatcaataataatttatattattactctatattattaaaatgtttCTGATTTTTGTAAATCAGTATATTTTTGTGGATTGTATGTTGAACTGTTTTCGTTATTGTATGAATTATAATTCTCTGAATCTTGTGTAGAGTGTGAAATtgtgataaattatattttactgaTAGTTTATGATAGTAATTCAAGTgagaacattttttttttttgaaaagtgtgAGAAAAATGAGAATAgattgtttgtattttttttaatgttatattaTTCTATAGACTATAGCAGATATAGCAGAACAATCGTATTCACATTGTTCTCGTATGCTAAAACGTGTTCTCCGTAAAGGGCGACCCTATATTTAACACTGTACAAAATGATATGTATTTAGACAGTGAATCTTATAGGATTGTTTGCTATTTATGTCTGGATTAAAGGTTGGTGGTGCTTGAAAATAATAGTAATGATTTTGCATTTGGTGTGTCGGTCAATTTACAGAAGTGGTGGAGAAAGTGGAAGTGGAGGTAGAGGATTATGAGAAACTGGCGAAGGAGCTTGAAAATGCATCACCACTTGAAATTATGGACAAGGCCCTAGAGAAGTTTGGGAATGATATTGCAATTGCTTTCAGGTATTATTTGCTCTGTTTTCGATTTTTCATATGAGTTCTGATAAATATTGTGCTTTTAACTTGGTGTGCAGACTTGTCTTTTAAATTGTACTCTGTATAAAATCTGAGGACTGCCTGtcgaaatttatatattagattgaGGGGTGAATTAGTTATGTATTTGGCTTCTGAGTCGATGTATTGTATGATGACAAATGCTTTTAAACTGATGAAATCAGTTCCTAAATCTAACTGTGTTTTGTTAACGTAAATTTGTTAACAATGTAACCACTGATTCTCATGAAATTCCTAATTAATTTGTCTTACTGCATCAAGAATCAAGTAGTATATTTTTGACGGCAATGAAATCTGTTATTCGTGTATTTGTTTCCTTACAAGATCATACACTAGTTAAATTGACTGGAATTGTCTACTGAAATGCTAATAACACTATACAATTGTCAACTTAATTTGCAGTGGTGCTGAAGATGTTGCTTTGATTGAGTATGCTCATTTGACTGGTCGTCCATTCCGAGTGTTTAGCCTGGACACTGGAAGACTTAATCCTGAAACATACAAATTATTTGATGCTGTTGAGAAGCAGTATGGCATTCACATCGAGTACATGTTTCCAGATGCTGTTGAAGTTCAGGACTTGGTAAGGACCAAGGGTTTGTTCTCTTTCTATGAAGATGGTCATCAGGAGTGCTGCCGTGTGAGGAAAGTTAGACCTTTGAGGAGGGCTCTTAAAGGCTTGCGAGCATGGGTTACTGGACAAAGAAAAGACCAGTCACCAGGAACTAGATCTGAAATCCCAGTTGTCCAAGTTGATCCTGTTTTTGAAGGGCTCGAGGGTGGACCTGGTAGTTTGGTGAAATGGAACCCAGTGGCAAACGTCCAAGGTACTGACATATGGAAATTTCTCCGTACCATGAATGTGCCTGTCAACTCATTGCACGCACAGGGATACATCTCTATTGGTTGCGAGCCCTGCACAAGGCCAGTTCTGCCTGGTCAACACGAGAGAGAAGGAAGGTGGTGGTGGGAGGATGCTACTGCCAAGGAATGTGGACTACATAAAGGCAATATCAAGGAAGAGAATGTAAATGGCAATGGAACTGGAGCAGTAAAAGCCAACGGCGAAGCCACTGTCACTGACATTTTCAACAGCCAGCACGTGGTGAGCTTGAGCAGGCAAGGAATTGAAAATTTGATCAAACTAGAAGATAGAAAAGAGACATGGCTTGTTGTTCTTTACGCACCCTGGTGCCAATTTTGCCAGGTAATACACCAAACCACCCCGCACTGTTATTCTTTATTGGCATTTTGTATTCACTCATGGATTGTGTTAATGATACATCTTATGTTATGCGCAGGCAATGGAAGGATCATACATGGAATTGGCTGAGAAGTTAGCTGGAACAGGAGTGAAAGTTGCAAAGTTCCAGGCAGATGGGGACCAAAAGGCGTATGCGCAGAAAGAGTTACAACTGGGAAGTTTCCCCACTATACTTTTCTATCCTAAACATTCTTCTCGTGCTGTGAAGTACCCGTCTGAAAAGAGGGATGTTGAGTCCTTGTTAGCATTCGTGAATGCTCTTAGATGATCAACACCAAACTCTGCCGATATAGTATCAGGTCTCTGCTGATTTATACAAGTTGAAGTAGCAGCTGTTATGGAGGAGTCCACCTCGTGATGAATGTATCATTGCCGGAATCAACTCTGAGATGGGATGACCCTGTatattttcacaaaaatatatttctatgtGGGTTTGAGGGCAATGATTGTTGCTTTTGTACTCAGTTTTGCCTTTCAGTTCTAGTTCAGACATTTTGTGAGTTTTTCTATATGATGAAACTCAATGTTGCATTGCTCCTGATAGTGGAGATTATTCTTCAACTTCTTTTTACCAAGATTTATATCAAAGTGTGTTATGATCTTTTAGCAGATAAAATTAGTTGTTTTAAACTGTTTAGCTTCAGGAGCAGAAGATACAGGGACATGATCAATATATAACacatcaaatttaaaataaaagctCTAAGAAGTTGAATACTTGCAAAAACCAAGTACAGAAATGAGTTGGTTTTACAGGATTACAGGAAGAAAAGGCGCTTTTGCAGCCCAAAGAGCATATGCCAATTGCGATGACTGATACTACTATGAAGCAATGAGCAACGGTATAAAGTTTAAGTAGAGCTGTAGAGTATTTGATTAGGTACATCATGTCGGACATTGTGCAGGCTGGCCACCGAGTTGAGCTAAGTTGAGGCAGTTTAAATGCATTTCACCTCCACTTTCTGATGTTCCACATGCTTGCATTACCGTATTCTATGACAATCGTGTATAAGCAATATTCAGCTACAATAAGTTCACCcaaaaatttaatttctaaatGCAACCTATGAGGGCGACGTTCTAAACTGAGTCGAACTTCAAATATTgttacaatataataataatgtttttttaatagagAAATTAACACAATAATgcaaaattatatgatatttcaaaaataatcaagtTGAACAAATATGAAACATATTATATCAGTGATCAATCGAAATTTTATAGAGAAACAATCAAGATTTATTgaagttgatatatatattatatatacatgtatatatgtacTCATTTCACGATTTGATGTCTTGGACATTGAATCATATTAAagtgcaaaaaaaataataataaattttcacaaagaaaaaataaacaaaatcaaagcAAATTGCAAACAAAGCTCAGCAATAATAGTGTaaccaaacaaacaaaataatttaaaaagacaGAAATTCTTAtctaataacataaaatatgaatttacgTTTCAACAAGCAGAAAAACCCTTTCCAAAACATCTTGACGCTTACACTGAGGATGATCTGTcgacaaataattttttagtcaTAGCTCACTGCAAGTTAAAAGTCTTTATTTTTCTTCCACGAGCTTAAGAAAAACATGTGATTCCCGACTAAATGTATGCTGCAAAAACAGAAAAGGCAAGCCAGGCCCAACTTTCTGATGTCAATGCCCACACTTCATTCTTCTTGATTCTTCCACTCGGCTTCTACAGTTGAACAATATAAAGTAGAATACAGTCTCTGTCTGGCCCTGTGGAATCATACAAGGGCAAATATGCAAT
Protein-coding regions in this window:
- the LOC108204316 gene encoding 5'-adenylylsulfate reductase 3, chloroplastic, whose translation is MAFASSTSISTSFSSFEQTKVSQIGLYQPLDRAHSLSTVLNVSRKRVVVKALNAEPKRSESVVVSAATVVAPEVVEKVEVEVEDYEKLAKELENASPLEIMDKALEKFGNDIAIAFSGAEDVALIEYAHLTGRPFRVFSLDTGRLNPETYKLFDAVEKQYGIHIEYMFPDAVEVQDLVRTKGLFSFYEDGHQECCRVRKVRPLRRALKGLRAWVTGQRKDQSPGTRSEIPVVQVDPVFEGLEGGPGSLVKWNPVANVQGTDIWKFLRTMNVPVNSLHAQGYISIGCEPCTRPVLPGQHEREGRWWWEDATAKECGLHKGNIKEENVNGNGTGAVKANGEATVTDIFNSQHVVSLSRQGIENLIKLEDRKETWLVVLYAPWCQFCQAMEGSYMELAEKLAGTGVKVAKFQADGDQKAYAQKELQLGSFPTILFYPKHSSRAVKYPSEKRDVESLLAFVNALR